The Thomasclavelia ramosa DSM 1402 genome includes a region encoding these proteins:
- a CDS encoding DUF4230 domain-containing protein, with amino-acid sequence MKILDTLGKTKKAIGGIIAILLVALLIFYAGTRFASSSEPKISSTGLSQQLQEIEELATMSYNYTKVGKFSNNLTFNGWDIPLTQKSFLITYDGKLKAGVKMDKIEVAINNNIITVSIPEIEILSNEIDESSIEVYDETKNVFNPISVNDYTTFAKKQKEAVAEEAIENGLLSEAATKTQSTIKKYLNAIPGIDGNYEIKVKFLETKKES; translated from the coding sequence ATGAAAATATTAGACACATTAGGAAAAACAAAAAAAGCTATTGGTGGAATCATTGCAATCCTACTAGTTGCATTACTGATTTTTTACGCGGGAACTCGATTTGCAAGCAGCAGTGAACCAAAGATATCGTCAACTGGTCTGAGTCAACAGCTCCAAGAAATCGAAGAATTGGCAACAATGTCCTATAATTATACTAAAGTTGGTAAATTTTCTAATAATTTAACATTTAATGGCTGGGATATTCCTTTAACTCAAAAAAGTTTTTTAATTACATATGACGGTAAACTTAAAGCTGGTGTCAAAATGGATAAAATTGAAGTAGCTATTAATAATAATATAATTACCGTTTCAATACCAGAAATTGAAATTTTAAGTAATGAAATTGACGAGAGTAGTATTGAAGTATATGATGAAACAAAAAATGTATTCAACCCAATTTCTGTCAATGATTATACTACCTTTGCTAAAAAACAAAAAGAAGCAGTAGCTGAAGAAGCAATCGAAAATGGTTTATTAAGCGAAGCAGCAACTAAAACACAAAGTACAATTAAAAAATATTTAAATGCAATTCCGGGAATTGATGGCAACTATGAGATCAAAGTTAAATTTTTAGAAACAAAAAAAGAGAGCTAG
- a CDS encoding glutamate synthase subunit beta, translating to MGKPTGFLEIERQVSKAVEPKKRIQNFNEFHKHLSKDDQACQGARCMDCGVPFCQSGRELEGAVSGCPLNNLIPEWNDLIYHNNYKQALARLLKTNNFPEFTARVCPALCEAACTCGLNGEPVTVKENEYGIIEDAYAKGLIKPCPPTHRIDKKIAIVGSGPAGLTAADQLNKRGYQVTVYERDDRIGGLLMYGIPNMKLEKEVIDCRVGIMKAEGVVFKTNCGIEDEKQAKELLDNYDRVILACGSRKPRDIDVPGRQGRGILMAVDYLTAITKSLLNSNLKDKNFAPTKDKHVLVIGGGDTGNDCVGSAIRLGCKSVTQLEMMPELPAIRSDNNPWPEWPRIKKTDYGQEESIAVFNQDPRIYQTTVKEFILDKNGQVKEAVIVSLEPKENKETKRVEMVPVAGSEQTIPADLVLISAGFIGTEDHVARAFNVTLNPRGNVKSNQDYQTNIKKLFVAGDMRRGQSLVVWAIKEGREVARAVDFDLMGYSNL from the coding sequence ATGGGTAAACCAACAGGATTTTTAGAAATTGAGCGTCAAGTTAGTAAGGCTGTTGAGCCGAAAAAGAGAATTCAAAATTTTAATGAATTTCATAAGCATTTGAGTAAAGATGATCAAGCCTGCCAAGGAGCCCGCTGTATGGATTGTGGTGTACCGTTTTGTCAATCTGGTCGGGAATTAGAAGGCGCTGTATCTGGCTGTCCATTAAATAATCTGATCCCAGAATGGAACGATCTTATTTATCATAATAACTATAAGCAGGCATTGGCAAGATTATTAAAAACTAATAATTTTCCTGAGTTTACTGCTCGGGTATGTCCTGCCTTGTGTGAAGCAGCATGTACTTGTGGTTTAAATGGCGAACCTGTAACCGTTAAGGAAAATGAATATGGGATTATTGAAGATGCTTATGCAAAAGGTTTGATTAAACCATGTCCACCAACTCATCGTATTGATAAGAAAATTGCAATCGTGGGTTCTGGACCAGCTGGGTTAACTGCAGCCGATCAATTAAATAAACGTGGATACCAAGTTACTGTCTATGAACGGGACGACCGTATAGGTGGATTATTAATGTATGGAATTCCTAATATGAAATTAGAAAAAGAAGTTATTGATTGTCGTGTTGGAATTATGAAGGCTGAAGGTGTTGTTTTTAAAACTAATTGTGGAATTGAAGATGAAAAGCAAGCTAAAGAATTATTAGATAACTATGATCGAGTAATCCTAGCTTGTGGTTCACGGAAGCCCCGTGATATTGATGTACCGGGACGTCAAGGCAGGGGAATTTTAATGGCAGTTGATTACTTGACAGCAATAACAAAATCTTTACTTAATAGTAATTTAAAAGATAAAAATTTTGCTCCAACTAAAGATAAACATGTACTAGTTATTGGTGGTGGTGATACCGGTAATGATTGTGTTGGTAGTGCAATTCGTTTGGGGTGTAAAAGTGTAACGCAGTTAGAAATGATGCCGGAACTTCCTGCTATTAGAAGTGACAATAATCCATGGCCAGAATGGCCGAGAATCAAAAAAACAGATTATGGTCAAGAAGAAAGTATTGCTGTTTTCAATCAAGATCCTCGTATTTATCAAACAACGGTAAAAGAATTTATTCTAGATAAAAATGGTCAGGTAAAAGAAGCAGTAATTGTTTCATTAGAGCCAAAAGAAAATAAAGAAACTAAGCGAGTAGAGATGGTACCTGTTGCTGGCAGTGAACAAACTATTCCTGCAGATTTAGTTTTAATATCTGCTGGATTTATTGGAACTGAAGATCATGTAGCTAGAGCATTTAATGTTACATTGAATCCTCGCGGAAATGTAAAAAGCAATCAGGATTATCAAACAAATATAAAAAAATTATTTGTTGCAGGTGATATGCGTCGAGGACAATCTTTAGTGGTTTGGGCAATTAAAGAAGGTCGCGAAGTTGCTCGAGCAGTTGATTTTGATTTGATGGGTTATAGTAATTTATAA
- the gltB gene encoding glutamate synthase large subunit has translation MNEKKNLGLYDKSFEHDNCGIGAVVNIKGVKTHITVSNALKIVEQLEHRAGKDAAGETGDGVGILTQVPYSYFKKTIKEFPLPLEGKFGVGMLFMPRDEHLRNRVKKMLETIVIKEGMEFLGWREVPTVPKVLGQKALDAMPSIWQCFIKKPHGINKGIEFDRILYQTRRIFEQSNFDDTYVCSFSSRTIVYKGMFLVGQLRSFFKDLQDDEYKSAIALVHSRFSTNTMPSWQRAHPNRFIVHNGEINTIKGNANNMLCREEIMTTNLLDTNKVYPVVDINGSDSAMLDNTLEFLVMSGMELPRAVMMCIPEPYDNDKSMSQSKKDFYEYNSTLMEPWDGPASILFSDGEVMGAVLDRNGLRPSRYYITRDDYLILSSEVGALDIPAEDIVIKDRLRPGKMLLVDTKAGKLIADDDLKESYAHKQPYGEWLESNLIKLKDMRIPNARVERYQGEQLTKLQKIYGYSYEDVNTYIKKLALNGSEEVVAMGNDSPLAVLSMQHPPLFNYFKQLFAQVTNPPIDAIREEIITSTALCIGTEGNILADNEKNCRLLKIDHPILSNTDLLKIKNIKKDGFKVAVLSMLYYKNTSLEKALDKLFVEADKAYHEGANILILSDRGVDENHVPIPSLLAVAAMNEHLVNTKKRMSVALILESGEPREVHHYATLIGYGASAVNGYLAQDTIFELVDEGLLDKDYYAAIEDYNDGILHGIVKIASKMGISTIQSYRGSQNFEAIGLAKDFVAKYFPKTVTRIEGKTIKDIENDVDYRHSKVYDPLGLDVDITLDSRGDHKERSGKEEHLYNPATIHKLQLATRNGDYKLFKEYSAMIDEEGKNLNLRGLLQFKKGKSIPLDEVESVDKIVQRFKTGAMSYGSISKEAHETMAIAMNRLKGKSNSGEGGEDPERFILDENGDSRCSAIKQVASGRFGVTSQYLCSAKEIQIKMAQGAKPGEGGQLPAGKVYPWVAKTRHSTPGVGLISPPPHHDIYSIEDLAQLIYDLKNANKDARISVKLVSEAGVGTVAAGVAKAGAGVILISGYDGGTGAAPRNSVYNAGLPWELGLAEAHQTLIMNDLRGRVVLETDGKLMTGRDLAIATLLGAEEYGFATAPLVTMGCVMMRVCNLDTCPVGVATQNPILRKRFTGKPEYVENFMRFVAQELREYMAELGFKTIDEMVGRSDLLEVRPGVENVDLSRVINNPYIKAKEIRHNPKNNYDFKLEEVKDTTILLKEFKNALENHQSHEINVDITNIDRTLGTLFGSEITKRYQDTLDDDTFKVNCYGSGGQSFGAFIPNGLTLTLHGDSNDYFGKGLSGGKLVVVPPENSNFKAAENIIIGNVALYGATSGEAYINGIAGERFAVRNSGAKAVVEGVGDHGLEYMTGGLVVVLGETGRNFAAGMSGGIAYVYDPNNRLYSRINKELVSYSSVTSKYDEEELRAVIQKHYNHTNSEVAKDILDNFGEQVSMFKKVVPHDYKHMIELIKYYEKQGLTNEQAKVEAFNEARKGV, from the coding sequence ATGAACGAGAAAAAAAATCTAGGATTATACGATAAATCATTTGAACATGACAACTGTGGGATTGGTGCAGTTGTAAACATTAAGGGAGTTAAAACGCATATTACGGTAAGTAATGCATTAAAAATTGTTGAACAATTAGAGCATCGTGCTGGTAAGGATGCTGCAGGTGAGACGGGTGATGGTGTCGGAATTTTAACGCAAGTACCATATAGTTATTTTAAAAAGACAATTAAAGAATTTCCATTACCGTTAGAAGGTAAATTTGGTGTTGGAATGTTATTTATGCCAAGAGATGAACATTTACGTAATCGAGTTAAAAAAATGCTTGAAACAATCGTAATTAAGGAAGGAATGGAATTTTTAGGATGGCGTGAAGTACCTACTGTTCCTAAAGTATTAGGGCAAAAAGCACTTGATGCGATGCCTTCAATTTGGCAATGTTTCATAAAAAAACCTCATGGAATCAATAAAGGGATCGAGTTTGATCGAATCCTTTATCAAACTCGTAGAATTTTTGAACAAAGCAATTTTGACGATACCTATGTATGTTCTTTTTCATCACGAACAATTGTTTATAAAGGAATGTTCTTGGTTGGACAATTGCGCTCATTTTTTAAAGATCTTCAAGATGATGAATATAAGAGTGCGATTGCGTTAGTCCATTCACGTTTTTCAACTAATACAATGCCTTCTTGGCAACGGGCTCATCCTAATCGTTTTATTGTTCATAATGGGGAAATTAACACAATTAAAGGCAATGCTAATAATATGTTATGTCGCGAAGAAATCATGACAACTAATTTGCTGGATACTAATAAAGTGTACCCAGTCGTTGATATTAACGGTTCAGATTCAGCAATGCTGGACAATACATTAGAATTTCTAGTTATGTCTGGAATGGAATTACCAAGAGCAGTAATGATGTGTATTCCAGAACCTTATGATAATGATAAAAGTATGTCACAGTCAAAGAAAGATTTTTATGAATACAATTCAACTCTAATGGAACCTTGGGATGGTCCAGCTTCAATTTTATTCAGTGATGGAGAAGTTATGGGAGCGGTACTTGATCGAAATGGACTTCGCCCATCTCGTTATTATATTACTCGTGATGATTATTTGATTTTATCATCTGAAGTTGGAGCTTTAGATATTCCTGCTGAAGATATTGTTATTAAAGATCGGTTACGCCCAGGAAAAATGTTATTAGTTGATACAAAAGCTGGTAAGTTAATTGCGGATGATGATTTAAAAGAAAGTTATGCCCATAAACAGCCTTATGGTGAATGGCTTGAAAGTAATTTGATTAAATTAAAAGATATGCGCATTCCTAATGCTCGAGTTGAACGTTATCAAGGGGAACAGCTAACTAAGTTACAGAAAATTTATGGTTATAGTTATGAGGATGTAAATACGTATATAAAAAAATTAGCATTGAATGGTAGTGAAGAAGTAGTTGCAATGGGAAATGATTCACCATTAGCGGTATTATCAATGCAGCATCCCCCATTATTTAATTATTTTAAACAATTATTTGCTCAAGTGACTAACCCTCCAATCGATGCTATTAGGGAAGAAATTATTACTTCAACAGCTTTATGTATTGGAACAGAAGGAAATATTTTAGCTGATAATGAGAAGAACTGTCGCTTGTTGAAAATCGATCATCCAATTTTAAGTAATACTGATTTATTGAAAATCAAGAATATTAAGAAAGATGGTTTTAAAGTAGCAGTATTATCAATGCTTTATTATAAAAATACTTCACTTGAAAAAGCCTTAGATAAATTATTTGTAGAAGCAGATAAGGCTTATCACGAAGGAGCTAATATTTTAATTTTATCGGATCGAGGAGTTGATGAAAATCATGTTCCAATCCCTTCTTTATTAGCAGTTGCAGCAATGAATGAACACTTAGTAAATACTAAAAAAAGAATGTCTGTAGCCTTGATTTTAGAATCTGGAGAGCCACGTGAAGTGCATCATTATGCGACTTTGATTGGATACGGGGCTAGTGCTGTTAATGGATATTTAGCACAAGATACAATTTTTGAACTTGTTGATGAAGGCTTACTAGATAAAGATTACTATGCTGCAATCGAAGATTATAATGACGGTATTTTGCATGGAATTGTTAAAATTGCATCAAAAATGGGAATTTCAACAATTCAATCATATCGGGGTTCACAGAACTTCGAAGCAATCGGTTTAGCTAAAGACTTTGTTGCTAAGTATTTCCCTAAAACAGTAACCAGAATAGAAGGGAAGACAATCAAGGATATTGAAAATGATGTTGATTATCGTCATAGTAAAGTTTATGATCCATTAGGATTAGACGTCGATATTACACTTGATAGTCGTGGTGATCATAAAGAACGTAGTGGAAAAGAAGAACATCTATACAATCCTGCAACAATTCACAAATTACAACTAGCGACACGCAATGGCGATTATAAATTATTTAAAGAATATTCAGCAATGATTGATGAAGAGGGTAAAAATCTAAATCTTCGAGGATTATTACAATTCAAAAAGGGAAAATCAATTCCGCTTGATGAAGTTGAAAGTGTTGATAAAATTGTACAAAGATTTAAAACAGGAGCAATGTCATATGGCTCAATTTCAAAAGAAGCTCATGAAACGATGGCAATTGCTATGAATCGTTTGAAAGGAAAATCTAATAGCGGTGAAGGTGGTGAGGATCCAGAGCGTTTTATTCTTGATGAAAATGGTGATAGTAGATGCTCAGCAATCAAGCAGGTTGCTTCAGGAAGATTTGGAGTGACTTCTCAGTATTTATGTTCAGCAAAAGAAATTCAAATTAAGATGGCTCAAGGAGCTAAACCTGGTGAAGGTGGTCAGTTACCAGCTGGAAAAGTCTATCCATGGGTAGCTAAAACAAGACATAGTACGCCGGGAGTAGGATTGATTTCTCCACCTCCACATCATGATATATATTCAATTGAGGATTTGGCACAATTAATTTATGATTTAAAAAACGCTAATAAGGATGCTAGAATCTCAGTTAAATTAGTCTCAGAAGCTGGTGTCGGTACTGTCGCAGCTGGAGTTGCTAAAGCTGGGGCTGGAGTAATCTTAATTTCTGGATATGATGGTGGAACTGGAGCAGCACCTAGAAACTCTGTATATAATGCAGGATTACCATGGGAATTAGGGTTAGCAGAAGCTCATCAAACACTTATCATGAATGATCTGCGTGGCCGTGTTGTATTGGAGACTGATGGTAAATTAATGACAGGTCGTGATTTAGCAATCGCAACTTTATTAGGGGCTGAGGAATACGGCTTTGCAACTGCACCGCTTGTAACAATGGGATGTGTAATGATGCGAGTATGTAATCTAGATACTTGTCCAGTTGGAGTAGCAACACAAAATCCAATCTTGCGGAAAAGATTTACAGGTAAGCCAGAATATGTTGAAAACTTTATGCGATTTGTAGCTCAAGAATTACGCGAATATATGGCGGAACTAGGGTTTAAAACAATCGACGAAATGGTTGGGCGCAGTGATTTATTAGAAGTTCGTCCAGGTGTTGAAAATGTAGATTTATCTAGAGTGATTAATAATCCATATATTAAAGCTAAAGAAATACGTCATAATCCTAAAAATAATTATGATTTTAAATTAGAAGAAGTAAAAGATACAACAATTTTGTTAAAAGAGTTTAAAAACGCTTTAGAAAACCACCAATCACATGAAATCAATGTTGATATAACGAATATCGATCGAACATTAGGAACATTATTTGGATCAGAAATTACTAAACGCTATCAAGATACATTAGATGATGATACATTCAAAGTAAATTGTTATGGTTCTGGTGGCCAAAGTTTTGGTGCTTTTATTCCTAATGGTTTAACATTGACATTGCATGGTGATAGTAATGATTATTTTGGAAAAGGATTATCAGGAGGAAAATTAGTAGTTGTTCCACCTGAAAATTCAAACTTTAAAGCAGCTGAAAATATTATTATTGGAAATGTTGCTTTGTATGGAGCTACTTCAGGTGAGGCATATATTAATGGGATTGCTGGTGAACGTTTTGCAGTTAGAAATTCAGGAGCTAAAGCTGTTGTAGAAGGTGTCGGAGACCATGGATTAGAATATATGACAGGTGGTTTAGTTGTTGTTCTTGGAGAAACTGGAAGAAATTTTGCAGCCGGTATGTCTGGTGGAATCGCATATGTATACGATCCTAATAATCGTTTGTATTCACGAATTAATAAAGAATTAGTCTCTTATTCATCTGTGACAAGTAAATATGATGAAGAAGAATTAAGGGCCGTTATTCAAAAGCATTATAATCACACTAATTCAGAAGTAGCTAAAGATATTTTAGATAATTTTGGTGAACAAGTATCAATGTTTAAGAAGGTTGTTCCTCACGATTATAAGCATATGATTGAATTAATAAAGTATTATGAAAAGCAAGGTCTAACAAATGAACAAGCTAAAGTTGAAGCATTCAATGAAGCTAGGAAGGGGGTATAA
- a CDS encoding ferritin: MLDKKVVELLNDQVNKEFYSAYLYLDFANYYKDNGLDGFANWYNIQAQEERDHAILFVQYLQNNNAKVTLEAIDKPDKEYTKLNDPLIYGLEHEEYVTSLIHNLYDAAYSLKDFRTMQFLDWFVKEQGEEETNANDLITKFNLFGSDSRSLYLLDSELAARVYNAPSLVL, translated from the coding sequence ATGTTAGATAAAAAAGTTGTAGAATTATTAAATGATCAAGTTAACAAAGAATTTTATTCCGCATATCTTTATTTAGACTTTGCTAATTACTATAAAGATAACGGATTAGATGGGTTTGCCAACTGGTATAATATCCAAGCACAAGAAGAAAGAGACCATGCAATATTATTTGTTCAATATCTTCAAAATAACAATGCTAAAGTAACCCTTGAAGCAATCGATAAACCTGATAAAGAGTATACTAAATTAAATGATCCTCTAATTTATGGCTTAGAACATGAAGAATATGTTACTAGTTTAATTCATAATCTCTATGATGCTGCCTATTCTCTTAAAGATTTTCGTACAATGCAATTCTTAGATTGGTTTGTTAAAGAACAAGGTGAAGAAGAAACTAATGCTAATGATTTAATTACTAAATTTAATCTATTTGGTTCTGATTCTCGTTCATTATACTTACTTGATAGTGAACTAGCTGCCCGTGTTTACAATGCTCCATCATTAGTTTTATAA
- a CDS encoding PduL/EutD family phosphate acyltransferase encodes MTKKIIVETSARHIHLSDADLETLFGKGYQLTNKKNLSQPGQFACEEKVTVVGAKGEQKMSVLGPTRKATQVELSLTDARALGLQAAIRESGDIEGTAGCKLVGPAGEVEISCGVIAAKRHIHMTPADAVEFGVTDKQIVKVEIETEGRSLIFGDVVCRVSENYATAMHIDTDESNAAGCGREVYGTIIK; translated from the coding sequence ATGACTAAAAAAATTATCGTTGAAACTTCAGCAAGACACATTCATTTATCTGACGCTGACTTAGAAACATTATTTGGAAAAGGGTATCAATTAACTAATAAGAAAAATCTTTCTCAACCTGGACAATTTGCATGTGAAGAAAAAGTTACTGTAGTTGGAGCTAAGGGTGAACAAAAAATGTCTGTTTTAGGACCAACTCGTAAAGCTACTCAAGTTGAGTTATCATTAACTGATGCTCGTGCTTTGGGATTACAGGCTGCTATCAGAGAATCTGGAGATATCGAAGGAACTGCAGGATGTAAACTAGTAGGACCAGCTGGTGAAGTTGAAATTTCTTGTGGCGTTATCGCTGCTAAAAGACATATCCATATGACTCCTGCTGATGCGGTTGAATTTGGAGTTACTGATAAACAAATCGTTAAAGTTGAAATCGAAACTGAAGGACGTTCATTAATTTTCGGTGATGTTGTTTGTCGTGTTAGTGAAAATTATGCTACAGCTATGCATATTGACACAGATGAATCAAATGCGGCTGGATGTGGTCGTGAAGTATACGGAACAATCATTAAATAA
- a CDS encoding prolyl oligopeptidase family serine peptidase, with product MFKKILSCLMSAMMVLGLTILPTHALEGTATGTQKAFVVGDDWGAGVTKSIITFDKKIKADSISKTDFLVKETATNKVSDRTILDAYASDAQGNKVTTDSNIVTVEMYISPSEGNPISWNNLTWKNAWADPYQLEVTLAAGETLVSENETITTIDVDPTINVAEDGKICPQLDGFKMSEFTNDGTTVSYALYTPENDSHKNALVIWNHGVGETGTDVQIDLLGNEVTALAGDEFQNTMDGAYVLVPQRRSYDSTSNAEAIYQLILKTLRENPDIDQDRIIIGGCSAGGAMTMTMIIAHPELYAAAYPICPATQSANVSDETIESLKDLPIWFTHAKNDSTVAIATTTEPLVERLRAAGAEVHTSIFDDVHDTTGRFSNEDGTPYQYDGHWSWTYFDNNECYDENGVNLWQWMSVQTKADKVIASGSQKAYIIGDDWGPAVTKTVISLDKAIDADSVVAENFKVVEEKEATINWGTGEIGIATADRNVTAAYTSDAQGNKVTGSSKYITIEMYVSPSEGSPFIYNLKTGFNSWCTPYKLNVSLAKGATMSSGDEVVTDLNIKADIDVAGDGKICPQGEVFEMKAYTAKDGTTYSYADYTPAKDDKKNALVIWLHGAGEGGTDPYIDILGNEVTSLVSKEFQSLFEGAYVLAPQSPTMWMDDGTGAYQNGDKGSMYAESLFEMIDAYVKANDDIDPNRVIIGGCSNGGYMTMEMVLKHPTYFAAAFPICEAFQDQYITDDQINAIKDMPIWFTYAKNDGTVDPTLCVEPTVARLLAAGANNIHVSVFDDVHDTTGRFFNEDGTPYQYNGHWSWIYFDNNECYDENGVNAWQWLAKQIKTAAPVETPDQPTTPDQPANSVKTGDDVNFAGLGAIMMLTLAGIYVSRRKYN from the coding sequence ATGTTTAAGAAAATTTTAAGTTGCTTAATGAGTGCTATGATGGTACTGGGTTTAACAATACTGCCAACCCATGCCCTAGAGGGAACAGCAACAGGAACTCAAAAAGCTTTTGTCGTAGGTGATGATTGGGGTGCTGGTGTCACTAAATCCATTATCACTTTTGACAAAAAAATCAAAGCAGATTCTATCAGTAAAACAGATTTTTTAGTTAAAGAAACTGCCACAAACAAAGTAAGTGATAGAACAATTTTAGATGCTTATGCTTCTGATGCTCAGGGAAATAAAGTAACTACTGATTCAAATATTGTTACAGTAGAAATGTATATTTCTCCAAGTGAAGGTAATCCAATTTCTTGGAATAATCTAACTTGGAAAAATGCATGGGCTGACCCATATCAGTTAGAAGTTACTTTGGCAGCTGGTGAAACTCTAGTTTCTGAAAATGAAACAATTACAACAATTGATGTAGATCCAACTATTAACGTAGCTGAAGATGGTAAAATTTGTCCTCAATTAGATGGTTTTAAAATGAGTGAATTTACCAATGATGGTACTACTGTTTCATATGCTTTATATACACCAGAAAATGATAGCCATAAAAATGCTTTAGTTATTTGGAATCATGGTGTTGGTGAAACTGGAACAGATGTTCAAATCGATTTATTAGGAAATGAAGTTACGGCTTTGGCTGGTGATGAATTCCAAAATACAATGGATGGAGCATATGTTTTAGTGCCACAAAGAAGATCATATGATAGTACATCTAATGCTGAAGCTATTTATCAGTTGATTTTAAAAACACTTAGAGAAAATCCTGATATTGATCAAGATAGAATTATTATAGGTGGATGTTCTGCAGGTGGAGCAATGACAATGACCATGATTATTGCGCATCCAGAATTATATGCGGCAGCATATCCAATTTGTCCTGCTACTCAAAGTGCGAATGTGTCTGATGAAACAATTGAATCACTTAAAGATTTACCAATTTGGTTTACTCATGCAAAAAATGATTCAACTGTTGCCATCGCTACTACAACAGAACCTCTTGTAGAAAGATTACGGGCAGCAGGTGCTGAAGTACATACATCAATTTTTGATGATGTGCATGATACAACTGGAAGATTCTCTAATGAAGATGGAACACCATATCAATATGATGGACATTGGTCATGGACTTATTTTGATAATAATGAATGTTATGATGAAAATGGTGTTAACTTATGGCAATGGATGTCAGTACAAACTAAAGCTGATAAAGTAATTGCAAGTGGTTCTCAAAAGGCCTATATTATTGGTGATGATTGGGGGCCTGCAGTAACAAAAACAGTAATTAGTTTAGATAAAGCAATTGATGCTGATTCTGTAGTTGCTGAAAACTTTAAAGTTGTTGAAGAAAAAGAAGCAACAATTAATTGGGGAACTGGTGAAATTGGTATTGCAACTGCAGATCGTAATGTAACTGCAGCTTATACTTCTGATGCCCAAGGAAATAAAGTAACCGGTTCATCTAAATATATTACAATTGAAATGTATGTTTCTCCAAGTGAAGGATCACCATTTATTTATAATTTAAAAACAGGATTTAACTCATGGTGTACACCTTATAAATTAAATGTAAGTTTAGCAAAAGGTGCTACAATGAGTTCAGGTGATGAAGTAGTAACCGATTTAAATATTAAAGCAGATATTGACGTTGCAGGAGATGGAAAGATTTGTCCACAAGGTGAAGTTTTTGAAATGAAGGCTTATACTGCTAAAGATGGTACAACGTATTCATATGCTGATTATACACCAGCCAAAGATGATAAGAAAAATGCTCTTGTTATCTGGTTACATGGTGCAGGTGAAGGTGGAACGGATCCATACATTGATATTTTAGGAAATGAAGTAACATCTTTAGTATCTAAAGAATTCCAAAGCTTATTTGAAGGTGCCTATGTACTAGCACCACAAAGTCCAACTATGTGGATGGATGATGGAACGGGTGCTTATCAAAATGGTGATAAAGGTTCAATGTATGCTGAGAGTTTATTTGAAATGATTGATGCGTATGTAAAAGCTAATGACGATATTGACCCAAATCGTGTTATTATTGGAGGATGTTCTAATGGTGGGTATATGACTATGGAAATGGTTTTAAAACATCCAACATATTTTGCAGCGGCTTTCCCAATCTGCGAAGCATTCCAAGATCAATATATTACAGATGATCAAATTAATGCAATCAAGGATATGCCAATTTGGTTCACATATGCTAAAAATGATGGTACAGTTGATCCGACTTTATGTGTAGAACCAACAGTAGCAAGATTATTAGCTGCTGGAGCTAATAATATTCATGTATCAGTATTTGATGATGTGCATGATACAACTGGAAGATTCTTTAATGAAGATGGTACACCATATCAATATAATGGTCACTGGTCATGGATCTATTTTGATAATAATGAATGTTATGATGAAAATGGTGTAAATGCGTGGCAATGGTTAGCTAAACAAATTAAAACTGCTGCTCCAGTAGAAACCCCAGATCAACCAACAACTCCAGATCAACCAGCGAATTCAGTGAAAACTGGTGATGATGTTAATTTTGCAGGATTAGGAGCTATTATGATGCTAACTCTTGCAGGAATTTATGTATCTCGACGTAAATATAATTAA